GTATTCATATTATAATATTATAACATTTTTCTTGAGTTTTATCAAAAATAGACCAATAAATATCAAAAGTCAAGAATATTGGCATAATTCAATCTGTTATGTCAAAAATATTGGCAAGAAAATTATAAAATTTCAAGCAAACTTGGTGGTTGAAATATTGGAAACTTACTATAATTGAAGTATAATAAACTTAATATGAAAGGACAAACTATGTTTAGTCAAAATTTAAGAAAACTACGCGAAAGTAAAAATTTATCGCAAGAACAATTCGCTGATAAAATTGGCGTTTCAAGACAATCAGTATCGGCATGGGAGAGCGGAAAATCTTCTCCAGAAATAGAAAAAGCAAGTCAAATTGCAAAATTTTTCTCAATAAGCATAGACCAACTTGTGGGAGAAGTTTACGACAATAATCAGACCGGAAAACTAGATAAAAAAGAATATGAGAATTCTTACAGCCAAATCGCTAAAGTTCGATCAGTGGGAATCTTGATACTATTCTTGGGGTTGGCGGCAGCCGCATATCTGTCTGATCTCAAATTTAGAACAGGTCTTACTACAGCACAGATGCCCAACTTTAGCATTTGGAGCGGAATAACTCTTATGATATCTCTTGCTATATCCGTTCCTTTACTAACATTCGCAGGGAACCTAGATAAATTGGCTAACGACAAATTAGTTAAATCTGGCGCAAAAATTGAAGAAACTTTCAGCGATAAAGAAATCGAAATCGCAGATAAGAATAAAAATCTTGGAGCGATTATTCTAGCATCCTTAGCTTTCTTGGCTATCGCCGCTCACCAAATCATCACGATCTCTGGTTCACCAGAAAATCTAGCCAATGCAACATTCATGATTCTTCTTGGAATTGGCGTCACAGCTTCAACTTATGGTAATTCTACCTTCGCCAAAATCCAAAATTTTGAAGATAACAGCCCATTCAATAAGTAAACCGACAATAAAATCGGACTCTTTGCCGCAATCTTGATGATGAGCGTCACAGTTGTGTATTTGATTCTCGGATTCAGTATTAATGCGTGGGATTCCGCAAAGTTTATTTATCCAATCTCTGGAATACTCATCGGAATTTATGCAATAATCATCAAAAACATCAAAAAATAATTTTACGCCAAAAGCAAAATCTCTCGTTAAGCCAGCGAGAGATTTATTTTGCTTGAAACTTACTTTCTTGAAACAGCAGCGGAATTTTCTAGCAACTTTTGGAAGAAAATTGTCTGCGCGGATGACACATTCTGCTTCTTTCCAGCCCATTTTTTGAGCGAATCATCTTGTAAAGCCCTCGCAAAAGAGAATGTCAAAGGAAACTTTAATCGAGATTTTTTAACAATCTCAGCCAAATTTTGTGTCGCGCGCTGACTATCTTGACCGCCAGAAAGGAAAATCACGCCAGCAATATCATCCGGAACCGCTCGCTCGAGCATTTCCAAAGTTGAACTCGCCACTTCTTGTGCGCTAGACTGGAGCGGATTATCTCGCCCAGCAAGCACCATATTGACCTTCAGTACAACCGCCGAGATATCAACTTGGAACAATCTCAACTCTTCAAAAAGCGCCTTCAAGACTTGTTCAGTAACATTTTTACACTCAGAAATTGAATGATTTCCAGAGAAAATCACTTCCGGCTCAACAATCGGCACAATACCAGCAATCTGACACATCTTAGCGTATCTCGCCAAAGTCTGAACATTTACCGCAATTGACGCAGGCGATGGCAGATTTTTTTCTTTATCAATCTTAAATGCTACGCGCCATTTAGCAAAGTTTAAGCCTAATTTAGCATACTTATCCAATTTTTCTGCTAAATTGTCAAGTCCAGCAGAGATTGTCTCGCCATCAAATCCCTCCAGATCTCGCAAGCCTTCATCCAACTTAACTCCAACCAAAATCCCGCGATTTTTCAAATTTTCCAAGAAAGACTCGCCATTATCAGATTTCTGCTCAACCGTTTCTTCTGCTAAAATCACTCCGTTGAGATATTTTTCAATCTCAGGTGTAGTCAAAAACATTTCACGATAGGCTCGTCGATTTTCAGTAGAATCATCAACTCCGACTTCAGCAAACTTCTTAGCGATACTTCCACCGCTCTCATCCGCCGCAAAAATACCTTTACCTGAGCCCAGCATTTTTTGGGCCACCTCGCGCAAGATTTCTTCCCGGGATGGCTCTTCAGAGATAACTTGGAGACGCTCTTCTTTGTTCTGGAGCAAAATTTGCTTAGCTAAAAACGGCTTCAAGATAGCGTTAAAATCTGAATTTTCAGCGATAGTGACAGCCGTTTCAAGACTCTCACGCAAAATATTTCCATTCAGAATTTCACCAATGAATGACGCCCGAAAGATCGACTTCTGATAAAATGAATTTAATTGGAATTTTGTTGTAATTTTTATAACTTCCCTATCGCGCACAGCGTAGATTTCTTCTCCATTCTCAATCAGAGAGATTTCTACTCCCAAATCACGCAGGCTTTTACCCACAGTCTCAACGCTACTATAATCTATTAAATCACCTAAAATCGGCTTCTTGACATCAACAAAAACAACTCGCGCGCGGGGTAAAAATTCACGCAAAACTTCAACGTTAAAATCTTCCAAGGAAAAAATTAAACGAATTTCCGGATGATTTTTAAGATAATTTTTGAATGCCGCCAAATAATTCTTTGACAAAATATTGTCTGCAATATAAACCGTTTCTGGCACAAAAATCGGCGCAACCCAGTTCAACTTCTTGGGCGAATTGGACAAAATAACACTTCTCGCTCCGTGCGAAACAATATAGCGATACAAAACTGGATAGTTTTCTTTTTCGAAGTTAAAGGTAGTCAAGCCCCGCGGATTTATATTAGAAAAACTCTTGATGTGCGCCGCCTGAAAGATTTTTTCGCTCAAAATTACACCGCCCAAAATACCCGCTCGCCTCTTATACTCAAGCGTAGAGTCGTCAAAAGTCAAGTCATAATGAAAAACATTCTGCTTGTCTTTATAAACTTGTCGTTGATTGATGTCTAAAAAACTATCTTTTGTCGCGTTGCCAATTGAGAGAATTGTCGGTTCCATTGCCTACCCTTTTATTTTAATATAGTGCTTTCGCTTAATTATATCACGAATTTCGACACCTTTCAACCCCTTGACGGCACCAAATAAAAATGATAAAATATGATAACGACTTTTTTATAAAAACTATAAAATCAAAGGAGATTATGTCAAAAAATAAGAAAGAAAGCGTCATCGCCGAGACGCTTAAAATTTATTGGCGCGCCACAAAAAAATATAAATTTCACGCTTTAGCAGTAGCAATATTGATTCCGTTGGGGATTATTTTGAACGCTTATGTTTCGCCATTGATTGTGGCGCAAGTCATCAACAAATTACAGGCGGGGGTTCCACAAGACCAGTTATGGCAGGTATTTTCTCCTTTAATTTTTGCTGGAGCCGGTATTTATATCTTCTCTGAACTTTTTGTTTGGCGAGCCGGAATCTGGATTTTATGGAAAATGCAGATGCGAATTTATCATGACCTTTACGAAGAGGCCTTCGAAAAAATGGTCAATCAGTCGATGTCATTCCATGCACAAAAAATGAGCGGATCGATGGTTTCCGCTGCGAGAAACTTTGCCAATTCCTACATTGGATTTTTGGATACGGCAATATTTAATATTCTTCGAATTTTGATTGGTGTTATTGCAATTGTTGTAATTTTGACACCAATTGCGCCACTTTACACTTTGGGCCTTTTCGCTCTAGCGATAATCTTTGCTATAATTTCAGCAT
This sequence is a window from bacterium. Protein-coding genes within it:
- a CDS encoding helix-turn-helix transcriptional regulator, which translates into the protein MFSQNLRKLRESKNLSQEQFADKIGVSRQSVSAWESGKSSPEIEKASQIAKFFSISIDQLVGEVYDNNQTGKLDKKEYENSYSQIAKVRSVGILILFLGLAAAAYLSDLKFRTGLTTAQMPNFSIWSGITLMISLAISVPLLTFAGNLDKLANDKLVKSGAKIEETFSDKEIEIADKNKNLGAIILASLAFLAIAAHQIITISGSPENLANATFMILLGIGVTASTYGNSTFAKIQNFEDNSPFNK
- a CDS encoding fructose-bisphosphate aldolase class I gives rise to the protein MEPTILSIGNATKDSFLDINQRQVYKDKQNVFHYDLTFDDSTLEYKRRAGILGGVILSEKIFQAAHIKSFSNINPRGLTTFNFEKENYPVLYRYIVSHGARSVILSNSPKKLNWVAPIFVPETVYIADNILSKNYLAAFKNYLKNHPEIRLIFSLEDFNVEVLREFLPRARVVFVDVKKPILGDLIDYSSVETVGKSLRDLGVEISLIENGEEIYAVRDREVIKITTKFQLNSFYQKSIFRASFIGEILNGNILRESLETAVTIAENSDFNAILKPFLAKQILLQNKEERLQVISEEPSREEILREVAQKMLGSGKGIFAADESGGSIAKKFAEVGVDDSTENRRAYREMFLTTPEIEKYLNGVILAEETVEQKSDNGESFLENLKNRGILVGVKLDEGLRDLEGFDGETISAGLDNLAEKLDKYAKLGLNFAKWRVAFKIDKEKNLPSPASIAVNVQTLARYAKMCQIAGIVPIVEPEVIFSGNHSISECKNVTEQVLKALFEELRLFQVDISAVVLKVNMVLAGRDNPLQSSAQEVASSTLEMLERAVPDDIAGVIFLSGGQDSQRATQNLAEIVKKSRLKFPLTFSFARALQDDSLKKWAGKKQNVSSAQTIFFQKLLENSAAVSRK